In Diorhabda sublineata isolate icDioSubl1.1 chromosome 4, icDioSubl1.1, whole genome shotgun sequence, a single window of DNA contains:
- the LOC130442840 gene encoding protein obstructor-E-like isoform X1 has translation MQVTVIIYLVVMIRGAIGKTFFNKTSRTNQNVELEGKQVPHEIECSLYYRYVYGVRVLKECYEGKLFNTEISNCDYSYNVDCGNRSYPEERESSSEYYYIDNDNWNIIENSIPSECPIKEDPYEQDVLMAHEQSCSHYYRCINGKKYLMKCPGILQFNRRVLVCDWPSKARCYSKWYTSSSSTTTETPTSTNTSIVIVSSKLFFNCD, from the exons atgcaAGTTACAGTGATCATATATTTAGTTGTTATGATACGAGGTGcaattggaaaaactttttttaata AAACATCTCGAACAAACCAAAATGTGGAGTTAGAGGGGAAGCAAGTACCTCACGAGATAGAATGCTCACTTTACTATCGCTACGTTTACGGAGTAAGAGTACTTAAAGAATGTTACgaaggaaaattatttaataccGAAATATCGAACTGCGATTACAGCTACAACGTCGATTGTGGTAACAGGAGCTATCCAGAAGAAAGGGAAAGTTCGAGCGAATACTACTATATAGATAACGACAACTGGAAcattatagaaaattcaattccATCCGAATGTCCAATTAAAGAAGATCCTTACGAACAAGATGTACTAATGGCGCACGAACAGAGCTGCAGTCACTATTATAGATGTATAAATGGAAAGAAATATCTGATGAAATGCCCGGGGATATTACAATTTAATCGAAGGGTATTGGTATGTGATTGGCCAAGTAAAGCGAGATGTTATAGTAAGTGGTACACTAGTAGTAGTAGTACCACCACCGAAACACCAACTAGTACAAACACTAGCATCGTTATAGTTTCTTCAAAACTATTCTTTAATTGTgactaa
- the LOC130442840 gene encoding protein obstructor-E-like isoform X2, with protein sequence METSRTNQNVELEGKQVPHEIECSLYYRYVYGVRVLKECYEGKLFNTEISNCDYSYNVDCGNRSYPEERESSSEYYYIDNDNWNIIENSIPSECPIKEDPYEQDVLMAHEQSCSHYYRCINGKKYLMKCPGILQFNRRVLVCDWPSKARCYSKWYTSSSSTTTETPTSTNTSIVIVSSKLFFNCD encoded by the coding sequence AAACATCTCGAACAAACCAAAATGTGGAGTTAGAGGGGAAGCAAGTACCTCACGAGATAGAATGCTCACTTTACTATCGCTACGTTTACGGAGTAAGAGTACTTAAAGAATGTTACgaaggaaaattatttaataccGAAATATCGAACTGCGATTACAGCTACAACGTCGATTGTGGTAACAGGAGCTATCCAGAAGAAAGGGAAAGTTCGAGCGAATACTACTATATAGATAACGACAACTGGAAcattatagaaaattcaattccATCCGAATGTCCAATTAAAGAAGATCCTTACGAACAAGATGTACTAATGGCGCACGAACAGAGCTGCAGTCACTATTATAGATGTATAAATGGAAAGAAATATCTGATGAAATGCCCGGGGATATTACAATTTAATCGAAGGGTATTGGTATGTGATTGGCCAAGTAAAGCGAGATGTTATAGTAAGTGGTACACTAGTAGTAGTAGTACCACCACCGAAACACCAACTAGTACAAACACTAGCATCGTTATAGTTTCTTCAAAACTATTCTTTAATTGTgactaa